A single genomic interval of Candidatus Hydrogenedentota bacterium harbors:
- the metW gene encoding methionine biosynthesis protein MetW, whose protein sequence is MIVDLVDPGSRVLDIGCASGQLLCQLMRKKQVRAFGIELDEEQAVRCVESGITVIQADVQKDLSGLPDGSFDYVILSMTLQVLEHPEKALKELLRVGRRCIVSFPNFGHWSVRLKTFFRGQAPVTPHLPYQWYDTPNRHVLTIQDFHVFCRDLGIRIEREICLSGDGPVRIWPNVRADEALCLLSREK, encoded by the coding sequence ATGATCGTGGACCTGGTGGACCCGGGGAGCCGGGTGCTGGACATTGGGTGCGCGTCCGGGCAGCTGCTTTGCCAGTTGATGCGGAAGAAGCAGGTGCGGGCCTTTGGCATCGAGCTGGACGAGGAGCAGGCGGTGCGGTGCGTGGAGAGCGGCATCACGGTGATTCAGGCGGATGTTCAGAAGGACCTGTCGGGGCTTCCGGACGGGTCGTTTGACTACGTCATCCTCAGCATGACCCTCCAGGTGCTGGAGCATCCGGAGAAGGCGCTGAAGGAGCTGCTGCGCGTGGGGCGCAGGTGCATCGTCAGCTTCCCCAACTTTGGGCACTGGAGCGTCCGGCTGAAGACCTTCTTCCGGGGACAGGCCCCCGTGACGCCGCACCTGCCCTACCAGTGGTACGACACGCCGAACCGGCATGTGCTGACGATCCAAGACTTCCACGTCTTCTGCCGCGACCTGGGCATCCGCATCGAGCGCGAAATCTGCCTGAGCGGCGACGGCCCCGTCCGCATCTGGCCCAACGTGCGCGCGGACGAGGCGCTCTGCCTGCTCAGCCGGGAAAAATGA
- a CDS encoding histone deacetylase, with the protein MARTAVCYSDETLAHDTGEFHPESSARLTAILDHLKANGLYRLPLAPEPASVEDILRVHTRDHVDTVRRCCLEGEEYPDPDTVMMDRTWDVSLLAAGAGITACKSVLEKGCDNAFVLMRPPGHHAEADFSMGFCVFNNIAVAARWLRERGGARRVAILDFDVHHGNGTQHIFYDDESVFYISLHEYPQFPGTGFSHERGKGNTNLNFQMPPGCSPDQWVNTVKGVVVPQLQLFAPDFLLLSAGFDAHRLDPLGNQLLEASHFAEITRLARGAVSGNVVSFLEGGYHEEALAASAQAHLEALME; encoded by the coding sequence ATGGCACGCACGGCGGTATGTTACAGCGATGAAACGCTCGCCCACGACACGGGCGAGTTCCATCCCGAGTCGTCCGCCCGCCTCACCGCCATCCTGGACCATCTCAAGGCGAACGGCCTCTACCGCCTGCCCCTCGCCCCGGAGCCCGCGTCCGTGGAGGATATCCTCCGAGTCCATACCCGCGATCATGTGGACACCGTGCGCCGGTGCTGTCTGGAGGGGGAGGAGTACCCGGATCCCGACACGGTGATGATGGACCGCACGTGGGACGTTTCCCTTCTGGCGGCGGGGGCGGGCATCACCGCCTGCAAGTCCGTGCTGGAGAAGGGATGCGACAACGCCTTCGTGCTCATGCGCCCGCCGGGACACCATGCGGAGGCCGACTTCTCCATGGGGTTCTGCGTGTTCAACAACATCGCCGTGGCGGCGCGCTGGCTCCGCGAGCGCGGCGGCGCGCGACGGGTGGCGATCCTCGACTTCGACGTCCACCACGGCAACGGCACGCAGCACATCTTCTACGACGACGAAAGCGTCTTCTATATCAGCCTGCACGAATACCCCCAGTTTCCCGGCACCGGGTTCTCCCACGAACGCGGCAAAGGGAACACCAACCTGAACTTCCAGATGCCGCCGGGGTGCAGCCCTGACCAGTGGGTCAACACGGTCAAGGGGGTGGTTGTCCCCCAGTTGCAGCTTTTTGCCCCCGATTTCCTCCTCCTTTCCGCCGGGTTTGACGCCCACCGGCTGGACCCCCTGGGAAACCAGCTGCTGGAGGCCTCCCATTTCGCGGAAATCACCCGGCTGGCGCGCGGCGCCGTTTCGGGGAACGTCGTCTCCTTCCTGGAGGGCGGCTATCATGAGGAGGCCCTGGCGGCGTCCGCGCAGGCGCACCTTGAGGCATTGATGGAATAG